A window of Sander vitreus isolate 19-12246 chromosome 18, sanVit1, whole genome shotgun sequence contains these coding sequences:
- the akirin2 gene encoding akirin-2 has product MACGATLKRTLDFDPLMNQASPKRRRCAPIMSPVSSPQKYLRMEPSPFGEVSSRLTTEQILHNIKQEYKRLQKRRHLDTFQQADSCCPLDLQNVHSGSAVPGMSSGASSPTRKEQPLFSLRQVGMICERLLKEREDKIREEYDEILTTKLAEQYDAFVKFTHDQLMRRFGEQPASYVS; this is encoded by the exons ATGGCTTGTGGGGCTACTCTGAAAAGGACTCTGGACTTTGATCCACTAATGAACCAGGCTTCACCTAAAAGAAGGAGGTGCGCCCCGATCATGTCTCCAGTTTCTTCACCTCAGAAATATTTGCGTATGGAGCCCTCGCCGTTCGGGGAAGTGTCTTCCAGACTCACCACAG aGCAAATTCTACACAACATCAAACAGGAGTACAAGCGGCTGCAGAAACGACGACACCTGGACACTTTCCAGCAGGCAGACAGCTGTTGTCCTCTGGACCTGCAGAATGTTCACAGTGGATCTGCTGTACCAG GTATGTCCTCAGGTGCCTCATCTCCCACCAGAAAAGAGCAGCCTTTATTTTCCCTCCGACAAGTTGGGATGATTTGTGAAAGACTGCTGAAAGAGCGAGAGGACAAAATCCGCGAGGAGTATGACGAGATACTGACGACAAAGCTTGCAg AGCAATATGATGCGTTTGTCAAGTTCACGCATGATCAACTGATGCGAAGGTTCGGAGAGCAGCCTGCCAGCT ATGTTTCCTGA
- the cnr1 gene encoding cannabinoid receptor 1 has product MKSVLDGVADTTFRTITSGLQYLGSNDANYDDPLNDVDFKAGFSLQKPLSAFRSNSFPNKVPADEELILKGIPFYPTNATDLFGNRSTFRDETNNIQCGENFMDMECFMILTPSQQLAVAVMSLTLGTFTVLENLVVLCVIFQSRTLRCRPSYHFIGSLAVADLLGSVIFVYSFLDFHVFHRKDSPNVFLFKLGGVTASFTASVGSLFLTAIDRYISIHRPLSYRRIVTRTKAVIAFCVMWTISIVIAVLPLLGWNCKRLSSVCSDIFPLIDENYLLFWIGVTSVLVLFIIYAYIYILWKAHHHAVRMLSRTSQKSLVVYSADGTKVQTTRPEQTRMDIRLAKTLVLILVVLVICWGPVLAIMVYDLFWKMDDDIKTVFAFCSMLCLLNSTVNPIIYALRSKDMRRAFLSSCHACRGSAQQLDNSLESDCQNRNANISANRAAESCVKTTVKIAKVTMSVSTETSAEAV; this is encoded by the coding sequence ATGAAATCTGTGCTGGATGGTGTGGCGGACACCACCTTCCGGACTATTACATCTGGTTTACAGTATCTGGGCTCCAACGACGCTAACTATGACGACCCCCTCAATGATGTAGACTTCAAGGCGGGTTTCTCTCTGCAGAAGCCCTTATCTGCTTTCCGCAGCAACTCCTTCCCTAACAAAGTACCTGCGGATGAGGAGCTCATCCTCAAGGGCATCCCCTTCTACCCCACCAATGCCACAGACTTGTTCGGCAACAGAAGCACATTCAGAGATGAGACTAACAATATACAATGTGGGGAAAACTTCATGGACATGGAGTGTTTCATGATCCTGACACCCAGCCAGCAGCTGGCTGTGGCTGTGATGTCTCTGACTCTGGGTACCTTTACGGTGCTTGAGAACCTGGTGGTGCTCTGCGTCATCTTCCAGTCTCGCACCCTCCGCTGCAGGCCGTCCTACCACTTCATTGGCAGTCTGGCTGTGGCTGACCTTCTTGGAAGTGTCATATTTGTCTACAGCTTTCTGGACTTCCATGTCTTTCACAGGAAGGACAGCCCCAATGTTTTTCTCTTCAAGCTGGGTGGAGTCACGGCATCGTTCACTGCCTCTGTGGGGAGCCTTTTCCTCACTGCTATCGACCGCTACATCTCCATACACCGGCCTCTTTCCTACAGGCGCATTGTGACACGGACCAAGGCTGTCATTGCCTTTTGTGTGATGTGGACCATCTCCATCGTCATCGCAGTGCTGCCTCTACTGGGCTGGAACTGTAAACGTCTCAGTTCTGTTTGCTCAGACATATTCCCCCTGATTGACGAGAACTATCTGTTGTTCTGGATCGGTGTAACCAGCGTGCTGGTTCTTTTCATTATCTACGCCTACATATACATCCTGTGGAAAGCACACCACCATGCTGTGCGCATGCTGAGCCGCACCTCCCAGAAGAGCCTTGTTGTTTACTCAGCAGATGGGACTAAAGTGCAGACCACGCGCCCTGAGCAGACACGCATGGACATCCGTCTGGCAAAGACCCTAGTGCTCATCCTGGTGGTGCTGGTCATCTGCTGGGGCCCAGTGCTCGCCATCATGGTCTATGACCTCTTCTGGAAGATGGACGATGACATCAAGACGGtatttgcattctgcagcaTGCTCTGCCTGCTCAACTCCACTGTCAACCCAATCATCTACGCCTTGAGGAGCAAGGACATGCGGCGCGCCTTCCTCAGCTCCTGCCATGCCTGCAGGGGCAGTGCCCAGCAGTTGGATAATAGTCTTGAGTCAGACTGCCAGAACAGAAATGCCAACATTTCTGCCAACAGGGCTGCAGAGAGTTGTGTGAAGACCACTGTGAAAATAGCCAAAGTAACAATGTCTGTATCAACTGAAACTTCTGCAGAGGCTGTCTAA